Genomic window (Tautonia rosea):
TGGCATGTTGGTCTGAGCTCCGAAAGAAACGAGGAACAATCGAACCCAAGAGCGGTCAAGGACACAGCCGAAACCGTTGGCCTCTGACCAGGGAATCCCGTGAGCGGAAGGATCAACGATCCGAAACGGATCGTCGGGGGGGGGCCTCCCTCGCGGAATTTTCTGGATCGGAACGAACACGAACCGCACGCACGAGCGGAACGTGAGGAGTCACCATTGGGAGGAGACTCGATGAGGTTTCTCAATTATCGGTCGCGAGGGTGAATGTCTTCTCCCGTGTCGGGGGGATCCTGCACGACGGGAGGAGGCGTCGCCGGTTTTTCAAACTCTTGGCCAAGCTGCATTTCGTCCTCCCCGCAACCGGGGAGAGCCACAGTGAATGCGAGGACGCTGACAGCCAGCGCTGCAAGAGCTTTTGCGTGAATTCGGGCAAACATAGATGCAATGGGCTCCGAAGTGAGAGTTCAGAGGCAAGCCCGAACCGCGATCGGAACGGGCGTGATTGCGTTTGGACAAACCGATCGGGTTCCTGGGCGACAAGCGAACCTGGAGCGACATCGGCCCGTGGGTCTCGGCTTGATTGGAACACGCCGAAGAGAATGAAACAGGACTTCGAGTGGTTAAACGGGGATGCTGGGTGTTTCCGGAGTTGAGCGTTCTCTTGGACGGGTTTGGCCCGAAGTTTTTCCGATCGTCAGGTGTTCGATCTCAGGTGGTGCTGTGAATCAGCAGTAAGTTGACGCCCAAATGAATTAATGGGTTGGCAATGCCGCGTCAAGTGAAATCGACGCGATCCTGGTTCGAATTTGTTGCCGGATTGCATCATGGAGGGGAGGTTTCGACGTTCATCGTCTGAAAGCCTTTGGGAAGCAGTGGTTGCGATCGCGGGTCCTCGGCTTCTCGAATCTCATAAATCTGATCGGCCGGCAACTCGGTCAGGGTTTGCTGGGCACCGGAAGGCCAATGGATGTCGAGTCGATCGATGGACGCAGCCGACCCGAGCCCGAACCAGAGTCGTGAATCGCTGGAGGAGAGGTAGCTGGTTCCGGTGGTCATCCAGCGGACCTGACGGAGGCCGTTGGCTTCGAGAAGAACGCGGGCACCAACAGGGGTTCGTCCCGACGCCTCGGAGCCGATCAGGCGAAGGCCGACACGGTGGCCGCCTTCGGTCTGATTGAGCAGGATGGCGGCGGGGGTGTCGCGGTGGACAACGACCAGATCGACGCGGCCGTCGTTATTCAGGTCGCCGGCGGCCAGCCCTCGGCCGACGACCCGACGGTCAAGGTAAGGAAACTGTTCCGACGATGCCAACGCGAATCGACCAGGCTGAACACTGAGGAACAGTTGCGGAGGTTGGGCCATCGGCGCGTTGACCCAGGGCTGATCATCGACGTGGCCGTTGGCGAGGAACAGATCGAGCCGGCCATTGTTGGCCACGTCGAGGGGGACCGCGCCGAAGCCGGTGGTCGCCAAACTGGGCGCGGCCAGACCGGCTGACATGGTGACGTCGAGGAACTGCCCGCCGCCGAGGTTGCGATGCAGGGTGTTGGCCTCGTTGAGGAAGTTGGTGTGAAAGATGTCGATCAGGCCGTCGCCGTCGAGGTCATCGGCCACGACTCCCATGCTGGCCGTGGCGTGGCCGGAGCCGTCGAAGGCCAGGCCCGAGGCCACGCCCATTTCCTCGAATTGCAGGTTGCCGAGGTTACGGAAGAGATGGTCTGGAGCGGCGTCGTTGGCCACGTAGAGGTCGAGCCGATCGTCGCCGTCGAGGTCGGCGATGGCCAGGCCGAGGCCGGGCCCCCGGTGCGAGGCGATGCCGGCCGCTTCGGAGACGTCGGAGAAGGTGCCGTCGCCGTTGTTCCGAAACAGCAGGTCGGCATAGGGGGGGTAGAGGCCGGGAGAGCAATGCAGGAGTCGGCCGTTGGCATCTCGGCAAGAGTCGATCTTCGCCGGGTCGTGTTCGACGTAGGCGACGACCATCAGGTCGAGGTCGCCGTCGCCGTCGAGGTCGGCGAATCCGGCGGCCGTGGTCCAGCGGTTGGAGAAGACTCCGGCGGCCTCGGTCACGTCGGAGAAGGTGCCGTCGCCGTTGTTCCGGTAGAGGAGGGTCCGATCGAGGCCGGTGAGGAAGAGGTCATCGAAGCCGTTGTTGTCGAAATCCGCGACGGTGGCTCCCATCCCGTAGCCGATCCCGCCGACTCCGGCGGCCTCGGTCACGTCGGAGAAGGTGCCGTCGCCGTTGTTCCGGTAGAGGCGGTTGGGCCGCGGGGGGGTGTCGGGGTCGTAGGGTGCGACGCAACTGTTGACGAAGTAGATGTCGAGCCAGCCATCGCGGTCGAAGTCGATCAGGGCGACGCCGCCTCCCATCGTGTCGGCCAGGTAGATGTCGGGTTTCGGACCGTAGTCGTACTGGTAGGAGATGCCGCTGGAGGCCGCAATGTCCACAAACCGGGGACGAATGTCTTCGGACGAGGCGGGCAATTCGGCCGTCGAGGGGCGGTCGGTGGAGGCGGGAGGCGAGACCGAGGCAGAGCCCGAGGCCGCCAGGGCAATCGGCCGGGGCCGGGAGAGCGGAATGGGCGGGGCGTCGGAAAGCTCGGCGAGCTGAGCGATCGAGGAGCGGGTGGAGGCGCGATCGGGTTCGCGGCGGAGGGCTTCGTCGTACCAGGCGCGGGCCTCGGCGATCAGACCAGCCTGCCGGCAGAGATCGCCGAGCTGCTCCATTTCCTCGGCGGAGTCGCGGAGGCCGTTGATCCGGCGACGGTCGAACTGACGGCGGAGGTCGGCCCAGCGGTCGCGGATCTCCTCGGCGCGCTGGGCCAGGTCGGCGGCCTCGGGATCCTCTCCCAGTCGCGCGAGGACCTGGGAGAGCCGGTGGTGGGCTTCGGCCGACAGGGGGTTGGCGGCCAGCGCCTCGCGATAGTGGTCGGCGGCGGCCTCGGGAGCGTCGGCCTCCTGGAGCCGGCCGAGGAAAAGCCACCAGCGGGCCGCGTCGGCGGGGGACTCGGGAATCGGGCCGAGGTCGTCGGGAAGGGTGACCGGCAGGCCGAGTTGGGTGCGGCACTCGGCGAGCGAGAAGCGGCCGAGGGGGTCGTCGACCAGGGCTTCGGCGGCGGCCTCAAGATGCGGGAGGGCTTCGGTCAGCTCTCCTTTCCAGAGCAGGGCGAGGCCGTGGGCGCGGCGGAGGAAGGGGTCGTTGGGCGATTGGCGGAGGAACTGCTCGATTTCCGGCCCGATGCCCCGGACGTCGATCTCGGCCTTGGTGGCTTCGAGGACCAGGTCGATCAGAACGCCCGGCTCGCCGGTGGCTTCGAAAATCTCCCAGAGCGTTTCGCGGGCCTCGGCGGTGCGAAGCTGAAGGCTGAGCAGGTAAATCAGGCGGCCTCGGGGGGAGACGGCCTTCGGGTCTGACTCGGCAGCCTGGCGAAAGGCGAGTTCGGCGCGGGCGGTGTCGGAGGCGGCCAGGGCCATCTCGCCGAGGAAGGAGCGGGCCTCGGCGAAGGCCGGGTCGGCCTGGGGGACGGCGGCGAGGGTGCGGGCAGCTTCGCCTTCTCGATTTGAGGAGACGAGGAGCTGGGCGAGCATCAGGCGGGCCCGGCCGTCGTCGTCTCGGCGGTCGATCCAGTCGCGGAGGAGGCGTTCGACCTGGGGCCATTGCTGGTCCTGGGAGGCCTTGAGGATCGCGTCCCACGAGGGTTCAGCCTCGGGGCGGGTCGGGGAGCCGAGGGGGCGATTGCCTCGGAATCGGCCGTCGAGGAGGTCTGGCCCCCAGGCTCGGACTCCGAACCAGGACAGGCCGCCCACAACCAGAAGGAGGGCCGGGCCGGTGATCCACCAATGTCCTCGCATTGCCGTGCTGCTCCGTCGCCGATCCGAATGCGCCTGAGGTGATCGGGCAGGGCCTCCCCCTCGACCCGAGCGAGTCACTTTCTACAATAGTCATTTATAGAGTCCAGCCGGCGACCCGGCGGGATCTCGGAACGCGAGGAGACCGGGCCGATCATGCTCCGCACCCAAGCCTTGTTCGACGTCAATACGGGCACCTGGCAGCAACGGCTCGACCTCGTCGTGACCATGATGCGAGAAATGAGCCAGCAGAGCGACCCCGAGGCAATGGTTCGCTCGTACGGGCAGTGGATGAATCAGGTCCTGCCGACCGATGCCCGGATCAGCCTGAGCCGTCGGGGCCTCGAGTTTCCGAAGTTCCGCATCACCCGCTATTCCGGCTGGACCGACGCGATTAATCCTTGGCAACAACGCGACCGGTTGCCCGAGCTGCGCGGCGGACTGTTTGCGGAGTTGATCTACGGCGAACAACCCAAAATCATCAATGATTTGCAGGTCGATGCGGACGACCCGGCGGCGCCTTACGTTGAGGGGATGCGGTCGCTGATGGCGCTGCCGAACTTCGATCAGGGGGAGGGGCTGAACTGGGTGATCGCCCTGCGAGCCGAGCCCGATTCCTTCGATTTGGAGAGCCTGCCCGAGCGAGTCTGGATGAGCAACCTGTTTGGTCGGGCGACGGCGAACCTGGTGCTCAAGCAAGAACTGGAGCGGGCCTACAAGGTCGTCGATCGCGAGCTGAAGCGGGTGGCCGAGATTCAGCGGTCGCTGTTGCCGAAGGTCTTGCCGACGATCCCGAACATGAGCGTGGCGGCGCACTACCAGACCTCGCAATGGGCCGGCGGCGACTATTACGACTTCTTTGAGCTGCCCGGCGGCAAGTGGGGCTTGTTGGTGGCCGACGTGAGCGGGCACGGGACTCCGGCGGCGGTGATGATGGCCATTACCCACGCCGTCGCGCACGGACACCCGGGGAATCCCGAGCCGCCGTCGCTCTTGCTCGAACATGTCAACGAGCGACTCTGTCAGCTTTACACGGCCGATGGATCGGCGTTCGTGACCGCTTTTTACGGCATCTTCGACCCCGAACGCCGCTCGTTAACGTATGTCAACGCCGGCCATAATCCGCCGCGCATCAAGCGCTGCGCGGATGGGTCGATTGGTGGCCTGGATACCGTCGGGGGGCTTCCGCTCGGGATTTTTCCGGGCGTCAAATATGAGCAAGCCGAGGCGCAGCTCGTGCCGGGTGATCAACTGGTGCTGTACACCGATGGGATCACCGACGCGACGAACCCGGACGGGCAAGCGTTTGGCCTCGACCGGCTCGACTCGGCGCTGGTCACCTGCCGACAGGATGCCGATGCCCTGATCGCCTCGGTCCTCCGCGCTCTCGATCGCTTCACCGGAGGGCATCCGGCCTTCGACGATCAGACGATGTTGGTGGCCAAGGTGCTTTGAGGCAGAGGGCGGGGGCGAGGTCAGTCAGGAGTCGAGTTCGTCGTCGTGCTCGAAGACGTCGTGCCAGGAGAGGGAGGAGATGGCGGGAGGGCGCCCCATCTCGGCTTCAGCCTCGTCCTTGGCGGCCTCGACATATCGAGAACAGGCGTCTTCGATGACCGCTCGATTGAGGCTCGGTATTTCTTCCTGAATGTCCGTAATTGCTCGACGAGCGCTGCGGATGGTGGCGACCCAGCTCCGGGAGCATCGCTCGGGCTGGGTTTGCCATGTGATGATGTGGGCCATCAAGCGGATGAGCTGGCTGCGTAGCGCACGCTATTCGGAGCGAGACAAGGCGTCGATCAACTCCTGAATGCCAGCCCCGGCCATGGCGAGATCACCACGTTCGATCGCGTGTTGAACGGCAACGGCGGTCAGATAGTGGGAGGATGCCGCGAGGTCGCACCAGTCTAATGGTGGGCTCGCTACTCGAGGCCATCCGTCCCCATCCTCCCTGGATCGGGGCAATCGCTCAGAGTCGAATCGGAGCAGATCCAATCCCAAATCGACGGTCACACTCAGACGCGGGAAGCCTGACGGGCCTTGCGGAGGCGCTTGAGCTGCTCGCGGCGACGGCGCTCGCTGGGCTTTTCGTAGTAAGCCTTACGTCGCATTTCTTTTCGAAGGCCGCTGCGCTCGCAGAGCTTCCGGAAGCGGCGGACCGCATCCTGGATCGATTCGCCGGCACGGACCCGTAACTTCACCACGGTCGAGACCTCCGCATCGTGGGTTCCCGGAACGGTTTCGGGCGATTGGTCCGGATCGACGACATCGCCGATCGCGGTCAGCCCCGCTCGCCCGATGGGCGGGGACAAAGGCCAGTGCCTCTCTTGGTTCGCGAGGCAACCGGCAAATGATCAGTGTACCACGTCAGCCCGGATCGTGCCAAGAGGGGCACGGACAATTCGATCCGGGCGAGGGAGGGGGAGCATGATCGCCTGGCAACGCAACGAGAAAAAAAACAGCCAGGCCGGGCCGAGTCCCCGGAGGGATGAAGGCACCGGCCCGGCTGGGCGTTACGGAACAGAGCCGCGAGTGGCGAACCGCGCGGCTTGTGAATCGAAGGCAGGCTCAGGCGAGCAGGTCGTCGACCCGGGGCAGGAGCTTCGAGAAGTTCAGGCCGTTCGGGCAGGCGCGGCGGGCTGCCTCAAGGTCGGCCCCTTGCCAGGAGCGCTGGGCGTCGGAAAGCTCGGCGTAGAGGCGTCGGGCTTCGGACTTGTAGCCGTGGTGCTCAAGATAGGTGAGGTAGCGGGTCAGATCGCCGAGCGGGGCCTGGGTGCCGGCGGCTCGGCTGCAACGGCCGTCGCAGTCGGCACAGAGGGTCATGCCGTGGCCTCGGCAGGCGTCGCGAAGCTGGTGAATGTCCGAGAGCTTCAAGGGGCCGGTCGTGCCGAAGTCGAGCGCGGCGGCGACGTTCTCGCGGATCTGGTCGGTGTTACGCATCGAGACGCAGGTGGTGGTGATGCGTTCGTCGGACCAGATGGCCTGGAGCAACCCCTGGTAGGGGCTAAACCCTTTTTCCTTGAGCATCGGGACGCGCTTCTGGGCTTCGGCCAGCGGGTCTTCGTCGGCCTTGTACGCGCCGAAGTTGCCGGCGACCTGCTTCATGGAGATCAGGCCGATCCCCTTTTGATAGCAGGCATCGAGCGCCTTGTTGAGGGGATCGTCCTTGTCGAGCCAGGGGGTGAACTGGAGCATGATGGCGTCGACAAAGCCGCCCTCGGCGGCGTTCATGATCTGCTGGGCTCGGGTCGCGTCGTGGGTCGAGAAGCCGACGTACTTGACCTTGCCGGACTTGCGAAGCGCCTCGGCGGCCTTTTTAAATGCCTCGCTCTTGGGCCAATCGACCTTGTTCGAGCCCAGGCCGTGGACGAAGTAGAGGTCGATATAGTCGGTCTTCAGGTCGGCCAAACGTTGATCGACCGTGCGGAGCAGGTCGTTCGGGTCGTTCACGCCGTCCTTGGTCACGAGGAAGATATTCTTGCGGACCTCGGGCATCTGCTGAAGCCATCGGCCGATTCCGGGCTCCGAACCGTACGACTTGGCAGTATCGACCACCCGGATGCCGCTGGAATAGGCCAGGCGGAGCAGGCGATCGAGGCCAGGAGAGCGCCAGGTGCCCGCGTTGAGGATCGTCAGCTCCTCGCCGGTCTTGCCGAGCTTCCGCTTCGGCAGTTCATCGGCGGCGCGAGGGGTCGGAGCGGCAGCGACGGCGTTGGCCGAGGCCGATCCGGCCACGGCGAGTGCCGCAGCGGAAACCGCGCCGGTCTGCAGGAAGGAGCGACGGTCGAGCGGGTGAGGGCGATGCGGTTCGGATGCCGACATGGCGGGGGGACTCCTTGGGAAGTGAGCTCAGAAGGCGGATCGGGTCCGGAAGTGTCGTTTCGCGGTGTGTGTGTTTAAACTCCGTTTGAAACTACGTCCGTCCGGTCCGGGTGTCGAGCAAAATCTCGTGAAAGGAGAACCGATCCCGTCGGTGGGTCAGCCGGAATGATGTCATGAGTCAGGGGATCGACAGGGACGGTGCGGCGATCGCAAGACGATCCATCCGCCAGCCGCCCCCAGCCCGCGCGAAGCATTTCCGTTATGCGCGGGCGGGGCAAAGAGCGGCCGGAATCAGGCGTCGGTTGCGGCGCCGGCACCGATGGGAACGTCGATCTCGCGGTACTGGCGGTGTCCGCTGAGCAACTCTTCGCGGTAGACCGAGACGTCGCCGGGGGCTTCGATGCCGAGGCGAACCTGATTGCGGTCGATCTTGACCACGGTGACCACGATTCCGCCGTCGATGACGATCTTTTCGTTCAGCTTGCGGCTCAGGACCAGCATGGGAATCCTCCGTGTCGTGCGTTGCGTGAGCCGTCGGGTGAAACACCGAGGCTTCTGCCTTGAAGGGCGACGCGGGGGTCGATTCCATCGTTCGACTCTCGCCGCGTCGCACGTTAGAAAGTCTAACGCAGCGGCT
Coding sequences:
- a CDS encoding FG-GAP-like repeat-containing protein; the protein is MRGHWWITGPALLLVVGGLSWFGVRAWGPDLLDGRFRGNRPLGSPTRPEAEPSWDAILKASQDQQWPQVERLLRDWIDRRDDDGRARLMLAQLLVSSNREGEAARTLAAVPQADPAFAEARSFLGEMALAASDTARAELAFRQAAESDPKAVSPRGRLIYLLSLQLRTAEARETLWEIFEATGEPGVLIDLVLEATKAEIDVRGIGPEIEQFLRQSPNDPFLRRAHGLALLWKGELTEALPHLEAAAEALVDDPLGRFSLAECRTQLGLPVTLPDDLGPIPESPADAARWWLFLGRLQEADAPEAAADHYREALAANPLSAEAHHRLSQVLARLGEDPEAADLAQRAEEIRDRWADLRRQFDRRRINGLRDSAEEMEQLGDLCRQAGLIAEARAWYDEALRREPDRASTRSSIAQLAELSDAPPIPLSRPRPIALAASGSASVSPPASTDRPSTAELPASSEDIRPRFVDIAASSGISYQYDYGPKPDIYLADTMGGGVALIDFDRDGWLDIYFVNSCVAPYDPDTPPRPNRLYRNNGDGTFSDVTEAAGVGGIGYGMGATVADFDNNGFDDLFLTGLDRTLLYRNNGDGTFSDVTEAAGVFSNRWTTAAGFADLDGDGDLDLMVVAYVEHDPAKIDSCRDANGRLLHCSPGLYPPYADLLFRNNGDGTFSDVSEAAGIASHRGPGLGLAIADLDGDDRLDLYVANDAAPDHLFRNLGNLQFEEMGVASGLAFDGSGHATASMGVVADDLDGDGLIDIFHTNFLNEANTLHRNLGGGQFLDVTMSAGLAAPSLATTGFGAVPLDVANNGRLDLFLANGHVDDQPWVNAPMAQPPQLFLSVQPGRFALASSEQFPYLDRRVVGRGLAAGDLNNDGRVDLVVVHRDTPAAILLNQTEGGHRVGLRLIGSEASGRTPVGARVLLEANGLRQVRWMTTGTSYLSSSDSRLWFGLGSAASIDRLDIHWPSGAQQTLTELPADQIYEIREAEDPRSQPLLPKGFQTMNVETSPP
- a CDS encoding PP2C family protein-serine/threonine phosphatase, giving the protein MLRTQALFDVNTGTWQQRLDLVVTMMREMSQQSDPEAMVRSYGQWMNQVLPTDARISLSRRGLEFPKFRITRYSGWTDAINPWQQRDRLPELRGGLFAELIYGEQPKIINDLQVDADDPAAPYVEGMRSLMALPNFDQGEGLNWVIALRAEPDSFDLESLPERVWMSNLFGRATANLVLKQELERAYKVVDRELKRVAEIQRSLLPKVLPTIPNMSVAAHYQTSQWAGGDYYDFFELPGGKWGLLVADVSGHGTPAAVMMAITHAVAHGHPGNPEPPSLLLEHVNERLCQLYTADGSAFVTAFYGIFDPERRSLTYVNAGHNPPRIKRCADGSIGGLDTVGGLPLGIFPGVKYEQAEAQLVPGDQLVLYTDGITDATNPDGQAFGLDRLDSALVTCRQDADALIASVLRALDRFTGGHPAFDDQTMLVAKVL
- the rpsU gene encoding 30S ribosomal protein S21, coding for MVKLRVRAGESIQDAVRRFRKLCERSGLRKEMRRKAYYEKPSERRRREQLKRLRKARQASRV
- a CDS encoding aldo/keto reductase; this translates as MSASEPHRPHPLDRRSFLQTGAVSAAALAVAGSASANAVAAAPTPRAADELPKRKLGKTGEELTILNAGTWRSPGLDRLLRLAYSSGIRVVDTAKSYGSEPGIGRWLQQMPEVRKNIFLVTKDGVNDPNDLLRTVDQRLADLKTDYIDLYFVHGLGSNKVDWPKSEAFKKAAEALRKSGKVKYVGFSTHDATRAQQIMNAAEGGFVDAIMLQFTPWLDKDDPLNKALDACYQKGIGLISMKQVAGNFGAYKADEDPLAEAQKRVPMLKEKGFSPYQGLLQAIWSDERITTTCVSMRNTDQIRENVAAALDFGTTGPLKLSDIHQLRDACRGHGMTLCADCDGRCSRAAGTQAPLGDLTRYLTYLEHHGYKSEARRLYAELSDAQRSWQGADLEAARRACPNGLNFSKLLPRVDDLLA
- the csrA gene encoding carbon storage regulator CsrA — translated: MLVLSRKLNEKIVIDGGIVVTVVKIDRNQVRLGIEAPGDVSVYREELLSGHRQYREIDVPIGAGAATDA